One window from the genome of Oreochromis niloticus isolate F11D_XX linkage group LG20, O_niloticus_UMD_NMBU, whole genome shotgun sequence encodes:
- the LOC100712012 gene encoding neural cell adhesion molecule L1.1 isoform X1, with translation MCVSQSRWMGCRGMCSPALPLVLLLLLPLSFLSSTPPFAQGAIHIPESYTKDNIFQPPVLTEMPKSHTVFSLEDFNLACEATGNPTPTFRWLKDGELFGSETEGSGTLRGDNSSLDMLEGEYRCYASNSLGTAMTQAVKVNVEPQPVLMKQQVMREQGDVGQSMVLSCNPPESSPPPSIHWMNMNLMHITRSERVTIGLDGKLYFANLMESDKKKDYICHAQYREARTILPATAVSLSVKPSNSVAHGGKPEFFHHRNHSQISALKGNSVTLECLPKGLPTPKVEWKKKDGVLADTTGQVINFDRWLHFDSITLDDDGEYECKASNAHGSITRSFTVTVEAAPYWVKEPQNLMYTPGETVRLDCQADGVPRPSITWRINGQLLTEVDEEPRRTVTGGTLIMKDVNIGDTAVYQCEAKNGHGSILLNTYLYVVELPPQILSPDGFIYNVTKGRDVALHCESFGSPRPRVTWDREDTGALLSDPLLYPRISILTNGTLKLSDVSHNDSGEYICSVQNTNISITAKLDVFRPSEILTGPQAVRVVQGESAFLDCDVDTDPRLRDYQVVWKKGNRKLEETSVDDKYTFLKNNTLKVTDVQLNDSTEYSCEVITKVDNVIAQGSITVVAKPDPPSGLTLSNAEGVSVTLSWSPGLSHNSPITEFIIQAREEYHTEERKWTWEELKKVPGDFNHVELTLHPFSTYRFRVIAINEVGRSRHSNPSDHHSTPPAAPSINPTGVRSNSAEPGTLIITWDEIDKRFHNGQDFQYEVLWREADGSNVNWNSGRVRSPPFIVNNTGTYTPFEIKVRSVNALGGGPDPEPEIGHSGEDKPEEAPTGVSTTVMNSTVRVSWKEAERVRGRLLGYRIYYKRLGPKAERSRRSLRQSQHEEDRGERSKQSSETDEHSWQVEEVDHSKTSAEVTGLRLFSEYELMVTAFNSKGESPQSPPHRFHTPEGVPGPPASLEFESPTEKSLILSWSPPAETNGVLQGYIVQYQQEVESKNSPVEILNVNDPKVKHITLDNLDPNSHYVFKVIARTKTGQGPPITRRGATLLDGEPPKNITVTSGNTSVNLSWVPGERNRNHGFHIQYLKKSGGGGWEKSEQVNTTQGFYTLTGLQPGAQYHLKVVHGNSTHWEGEAKTVEPLPSEITGRFATQGWLIGLISAIVLLVLILLILCLIKRSKGGKYAVKDKESKEVDSEARPMKDEAFGEYRSLESDGDEKRSDSQQSLEESKMGSVDSLAEYGDSVDIQFNEDGSFIGQYSGRASVPHGNESSGPASPVNAVPPPPVAPSMSSILNRPS, from the exons tATTTCAGCCTCCGGTGCTGACAGAGATGCCAAAATCACACACAGTGTTTTCTCTAGAAGACTTCAATCTGGCCTGTGAGGCCACCGGGAACCCGACACCCAC ATTCCGTTGGCTGAAAGATGGCGAGTTGTTCGGATCAGAGACTGAAGGATCCGGAACGCTGAGAGGCGACAATTCTTCCCTGGATATGTTAGAGGGTGAATACCGCTGCTACGCCTCCAACAGTCTGGGCACCGCCATGACACAAGCCGTCAAAGTCAACGTAGAGC CTCAGCCAGTTCTCATGAAACAGCAAGTCATGCGTGAACAAGGAGACGTGGGACAGAGTATGGTTCTGTCCTGCAACCCTCCAGAAAGCTCGCCTCCTCCCAGCATCCACTGGATGAACATGA ATTTGATGCACATTACTCGGAGTGAGAGAGTGACGATCGGCCTGGACGGGAAGCTGTACTTCGCGAACCTCATGGAGAGTGACAAGAAAAAGGACTACATCTGCCACGCCCAGTACAGAGAGGCCAGGACTATTCTCCCTGCCACTgctgtctccctctctgtcaAGCCGA GTAACAGCGTGGCTCATGGAGGAAAGCCCGAGTTCTTCCATCACAGGAACCACTCCCAAATATCAGCCCTCAAGGGGAACAGCGTCACCCTGGAATGTTTACCCAAAGGCCT ACCCACACCTAAGGTGGAATGGAAGAAAAAGGATGGTGTCCTGGCAGACACAACCGGCCAAGTTATTAACTTTGACCGCTGGCTCCACTTCGACAGCATCACCCTGGATGACGACGGCGAGTACGAATGCAAAGCCTCCAACGCCCACGGCAGCATCACGCGCTCCTTCACGGTCACTGTGGAAG CGGCTCCTTACTGGGTGAAGGAGCCTCAGAACCTGATGTACACTCCCGGGGAAACAGTCCGACTGGACTGTCAGGCTGACGGCGTCCCGAGGCCCAGCATCACCTGGAGAATCAACGGTCAGCTGTTAACAG AAGTGGATGAAGAACCTCGGCGCACGGTGACCGGAGGAACGCTCATAATGAAAGACGTGAACATTGGCGACACGGCCGTGTACCAGTGTGAAGCCAAAAACGGCCACGGCTCCATCCTCCTCAACACCTACCTCTACGTCGTCG aGCTCCCCCCTCAGATCCTGTCCCCTGATGGGTTCATCTACAACGTCACCAAGGGCCGAGACGTCGCACTGCACTGTGAGTCTTTTGGCTCGCCACGACCCCGCGTCACATG GGACCGGGAGGACACAGGTGCTCTGCTGTCGGACCCTCTGCTGTATCCTCGTATCTCCATTCTGACCAACGGGACCCTCAAGCTGTCCGATGTCAGCCACAACGACAGCGGCGAGTACATCTGCTCCGTACAAAACACCAACATCTCCATCACGGCCAAGCTGGACGTCTTCC GTCCAAGTGAGATACTGACGGGCCCCCAGGCCGTTCGCGTTGTCCAGGGAGAGAGCGCCTTCCTGGACTGTGACGTCGACACCGATCCTCGGCTGAGGGATTACCAGGTTGTCTGGAAGAAAGGGAATCGCAAACTAGAAGAGACATCAGTAGATGacaa gtacACCTTCCTCAAGAACAACACGCTGAAAGTGACAGACGTCCAATTAAATGACAGCACAGAGTATTCCTGTGAGGTCATCACTAAAGTGGACAACGTGATTGCACAGGGCTCCATCACTGtcgtag CAAAACCGGACCCTCCCAGCGGTCTGACTCTGTCTAATGCTGAGGGGGTCAGTGTGACTCTCAGCTGGAGCCCAGGACTCTCCCACAACAGCCCCATCACag AGTTCATCATTCAGGCTCGGGAGGAGTACCACACGGAGGAGAGGAAGTGGACGTGGGAGGAACTGAAGAAAGTGCCGGGCGACTTCAACCACGTGGAGCTGACCCTCCATCCATTCTCCACCTACCGATTCCGGGTCATCGCCATCAACGAGGTTGGCAGGAGCAGACACAGCAACCCCTCAGACCACCACAGCACGCCACCTGCTG CTCCCTCCATCAACCCTACAGGGGTGCGCAGTAACTCCGCAGAACCAGGGACACTGATCATCACGTGGGAT GAGATAGACAAGCGTTTCCATAACGGCCAGGACTTCCAGTACGAGGTGCTGTGGAGGGAGGCCGACGGGTCAAATGTAAACTGGAACTCCGGCCGTGTGAGGTCTCCACCGTTCATAGTGAACAACACAGGAACGTACACACCGTTTGAGATCAAAGTCCGATCGGTCAACGCCCTCGGAGGAGGACCGGACCCAGAGCCGGAGATCGGGCACTCCGGAGAGGACA AGCCAGAGGAAGCGCCGACTGGAGTTTCAACCACGGTGATGAACAGCACCGTCAGAGTGAGCTGGAAGGAAGCCGAGAGGGTCCGAGGTCGGCTGCTGGGATACAGG ATCTACTATAAGAGGCTGGGTCCCAAGGCCGAACGGAGCCGGAGGTCTCTCAGACAATCCCAACATGAGGAGGACAGAGGAGAAAGGTCAAAACAATCGAGTGAGACAGACGAGCACAGCTGGCAGGTGGAGGAGGTTGACCATAGCAAGACCTCAGCGGAGGTGACGGGGCTGCGACTGTTTTCTGAGTATGAGCTGATGGTCACTGCGTTTAACAGCAAAGGGGAGAGTCCTCAGTCCCCGCCGCACCGCTTCCACACGCCGGAGGGAG ttCCTGGTCCTCCTGCATCTCTGGAGTTTGAAAGCCCGACAGAAAAATCCCTGATTCTCTCCTGGAGCCCTCCGGCTGAGACCAACGGCGTTCTGCAGGGATACATAGTGCAGTACCAACAGG AGGTGGAGAGCAAAAACAGTCCTGTGGAGATACTGAATGTCAATGATCCCAAAGTAAAGCACATCACGCTGGACAACCTGGATCCCAACAGCCATTACGTCTTCAAAGTGATAGCACGCACAAAGACTGGACAAGGCCCTCCCATCACACGCAGGGGAGCCACTCTGCTTGATGGAG AGCCTCCGAAAAACATCACAGTAACCTCTGGTAACACATCAGTCAACCTGAGCTGGGTGCCCGGAGAGAGAAACCGAAACCACGGCTTCCACATCCAATACCTCAAGAAGAGCG GAGGCGGTGGGTGGGAGAAGTCAGAACAGGTCAACACTACGCAGGGTTTCTATACGCTGACGGGCCTCCAACCAGGAGCTCAGTACCACCTGAAGGTCGTGCATGGAAACTCCACTCATTGGGAAGGCGAGGCAAAGACCGTGGAACCAC TGCCGTCAGAGATAACTGGCAGGTTCGCCACCCAAGGCTGGCTGATCGGACTCATCAGCGCCATCGTGCTGCTGGTTCTCATACTGCTCATCCTCTGCCTTATCAAACGCAGCAAGGGCGGCAAATATGCAG tgaaggaCAAAGAAAGCAAGGAGGTGGACTCTGAAGCTCGACCAATGAAAGATGAAGCCTTTGGAGAGTACAG ATCCCTGGAGAG CGATGGCGATGAGAAGCGCTCGGACAGCCAGCAGTCTCTGGAGGAAAGTAAGATGGGCAGCGTCGACTCTCTGGCTGAATACGGGGACAGTGTGGACATCCAGTTCAACGAGGACGGCTCCTTCATCGGCCAGTACAGCGGCCGGGCATCTGTTCCCCACGGCAACGAGAGCTCGGGCCCCGCCTCCCCCGTTAATGCAGTCCCGCCTCCCCCCGTCGCTCCCTCCATGTCGAGCATCCTAAACCGGCCCAGCTAG
- the LOC100712012 gene encoding neural cell adhesion molecule L1.1 isoform X2, translating to MCVSQSRWMGCRGMCSPALPLVLLLLLPLSFLSSTPPFAQGAIHIPESYTKDNIFQPPVLTEMPKSHTVFSLEDFNLACEATGNPTPTFRWLKDGELFGSETEGSGTLRGDNSSLDMLEGEYRCYASNSLGTAMTQAVKVNVEPQPVLMKQQVMREQGDVGQSMVLSCNPPESSPPPSIHWMNMNLMHITRSERVTIGLDGKLYFANLMESDKKKDYICHAQYREARTILPATAVSLSVKPSNSVAHGGKPEFFHHRNHSQISALKGNSVTLECLPKGLPTPKVEWKKKDGVLADTTGQVINFDRWLHFDSITLDDDGEYECKASNAHGSITRSFTVTVEAAPYWVKEPQNLMYTPGETVRLDCQADGVPRPSITWRINGQLLTEVDEEPRRTVTGGTLIMKDVNIGDTAVYQCEAKNGHGSILLNTYLYVVELPPQILSPDGFIYNVTKGRDVALHCESFGSPRPRVTWDREDTGALLSDPLLYPRISILTNGTLKLSDVSHNDSGEYICSVQNTNISITAKLDVFRPSEILTGPQAVRVVQGESAFLDCDVDTDPRLRDYQVVWKKGNRKLEETSVDDKYTFLKNNTLKVTDVQLNDSTEYSCEVITKVDNVIAQGSITVVAKPDPPSGLTLSNAEGVSVTLSWSPGLSHNSPITEFIIQAREEYHTEERKWTWEELKKVPGDFNHVELTLHPFSTYRFRVIAINEVGRSRHSNPSDHHSTPPAAPSINPTGVRSNSAEPGTLIITWDEIDKRFHNGQDFQYEVLWREADGSNVNWNSGRVRSPPFIVNNTGTYTPFEIKVRSVNALGGGPDPEPEIGHSGEDKPEEAPTGVSTTVMNSTVRVSWKEAERVRGRLLGYRIYYKRLGPKAERSRRSLRQSQHEEDRGERSKQSSETDEHSWQVEEVDHSKTSAEVTGLRLFSEYELMVTAFNSKGESPQSPPHRFHTPEGVPGPPASLEFESPTEKSLILSWSPPAETNGVLQGYIVQYQQEVESKNSPVEILNVNDPKVKHITLDNLDPNSHYVFKVIARTKTGQGPPITRRGATLLDGEPPKNITVTSGNTSVNLSWVPGERNRNHGFHIQYLKKSGGGGWEKSEQVNTTQGFYTLTGLQPGAQYHLKVVHGNSTHWEGEAKTVEPLPSEITGRFATQGWLIGLISAIVLLVLILLILCLIKRSKGGKYAVKDKESKEVDSEARPMKDEAFGEYSDGDEKRSDSQQSLEESKMGSVDSLAEYGDSVDIQFNEDGSFIGQYSGRASVPHGNESSGPASPVNAVPPPPVAPSMSSILNRPS from the exons tATTTCAGCCTCCGGTGCTGACAGAGATGCCAAAATCACACACAGTGTTTTCTCTAGAAGACTTCAATCTGGCCTGTGAGGCCACCGGGAACCCGACACCCAC ATTCCGTTGGCTGAAAGATGGCGAGTTGTTCGGATCAGAGACTGAAGGATCCGGAACGCTGAGAGGCGACAATTCTTCCCTGGATATGTTAGAGGGTGAATACCGCTGCTACGCCTCCAACAGTCTGGGCACCGCCATGACACAAGCCGTCAAAGTCAACGTAGAGC CTCAGCCAGTTCTCATGAAACAGCAAGTCATGCGTGAACAAGGAGACGTGGGACAGAGTATGGTTCTGTCCTGCAACCCTCCAGAAAGCTCGCCTCCTCCCAGCATCCACTGGATGAACATGA ATTTGATGCACATTACTCGGAGTGAGAGAGTGACGATCGGCCTGGACGGGAAGCTGTACTTCGCGAACCTCATGGAGAGTGACAAGAAAAAGGACTACATCTGCCACGCCCAGTACAGAGAGGCCAGGACTATTCTCCCTGCCACTgctgtctccctctctgtcaAGCCGA GTAACAGCGTGGCTCATGGAGGAAAGCCCGAGTTCTTCCATCACAGGAACCACTCCCAAATATCAGCCCTCAAGGGGAACAGCGTCACCCTGGAATGTTTACCCAAAGGCCT ACCCACACCTAAGGTGGAATGGAAGAAAAAGGATGGTGTCCTGGCAGACACAACCGGCCAAGTTATTAACTTTGACCGCTGGCTCCACTTCGACAGCATCACCCTGGATGACGACGGCGAGTACGAATGCAAAGCCTCCAACGCCCACGGCAGCATCACGCGCTCCTTCACGGTCACTGTGGAAG CGGCTCCTTACTGGGTGAAGGAGCCTCAGAACCTGATGTACACTCCCGGGGAAACAGTCCGACTGGACTGTCAGGCTGACGGCGTCCCGAGGCCCAGCATCACCTGGAGAATCAACGGTCAGCTGTTAACAG AAGTGGATGAAGAACCTCGGCGCACGGTGACCGGAGGAACGCTCATAATGAAAGACGTGAACATTGGCGACACGGCCGTGTACCAGTGTGAAGCCAAAAACGGCCACGGCTCCATCCTCCTCAACACCTACCTCTACGTCGTCG aGCTCCCCCCTCAGATCCTGTCCCCTGATGGGTTCATCTACAACGTCACCAAGGGCCGAGACGTCGCACTGCACTGTGAGTCTTTTGGCTCGCCACGACCCCGCGTCACATG GGACCGGGAGGACACAGGTGCTCTGCTGTCGGACCCTCTGCTGTATCCTCGTATCTCCATTCTGACCAACGGGACCCTCAAGCTGTCCGATGTCAGCCACAACGACAGCGGCGAGTACATCTGCTCCGTACAAAACACCAACATCTCCATCACGGCCAAGCTGGACGTCTTCC GTCCAAGTGAGATACTGACGGGCCCCCAGGCCGTTCGCGTTGTCCAGGGAGAGAGCGCCTTCCTGGACTGTGACGTCGACACCGATCCTCGGCTGAGGGATTACCAGGTTGTCTGGAAGAAAGGGAATCGCAAACTAGAAGAGACATCAGTAGATGacaa gtacACCTTCCTCAAGAACAACACGCTGAAAGTGACAGACGTCCAATTAAATGACAGCACAGAGTATTCCTGTGAGGTCATCACTAAAGTGGACAACGTGATTGCACAGGGCTCCATCACTGtcgtag CAAAACCGGACCCTCCCAGCGGTCTGACTCTGTCTAATGCTGAGGGGGTCAGTGTGACTCTCAGCTGGAGCCCAGGACTCTCCCACAACAGCCCCATCACag AGTTCATCATTCAGGCTCGGGAGGAGTACCACACGGAGGAGAGGAAGTGGACGTGGGAGGAACTGAAGAAAGTGCCGGGCGACTTCAACCACGTGGAGCTGACCCTCCATCCATTCTCCACCTACCGATTCCGGGTCATCGCCATCAACGAGGTTGGCAGGAGCAGACACAGCAACCCCTCAGACCACCACAGCACGCCACCTGCTG CTCCCTCCATCAACCCTACAGGGGTGCGCAGTAACTCCGCAGAACCAGGGACACTGATCATCACGTGGGAT GAGATAGACAAGCGTTTCCATAACGGCCAGGACTTCCAGTACGAGGTGCTGTGGAGGGAGGCCGACGGGTCAAATGTAAACTGGAACTCCGGCCGTGTGAGGTCTCCACCGTTCATAGTGAACAACACAGGAACGTACACACCGTTTGAGATCAAAGTCCGATCGGTCAACGCCCTCGGAGGAGGACCGGACCCAGAGCCGGAGATCGGGCACTCCGGAGAGGACA AGCCAGAGGAAGCGCCGACTGGAGTTTCAACCACGGTGATGAACAGCACCGTCAGAGTGAGCTGGAAGGAAGCCGAGAGGGTCCGAGGTCGGCTGCTGGGATACAGG ATCTACTATAAGAGGCTGGGTCCCAAGGCCGAACGGAGCCGGAGGTCTCTCAGACAATCCCAACATGAGGAGGACAGAGGAGAAAGGTCAAAACAATCGAGTGAGACAGACGAGCACAGCTGGCAGGTGGAGGAGGTTGACCATAGCAAGACCTCAGCGGAGGTGACGGGGCTGCGACTGTTTTCTGAGTATGAGCTGATGGTCACTGCGTTTAACAGCAAAGGGGAGAGTCCTCAGTCCCCGCCGCACCGCTTCCACACGCCGGAGGGAG ttCCTGGTCCTCCTGCATCTCTGGAGTTTGAAAGCCCGACAGAAAAATCCCTGATTCTCTCCTGGAGCCCTCCGGCTGAGACCAACGGCGTTCTGCAGGGATACATAGTGCAGTACCAACAGG AGGTGGAGAGCAAAAACAGTCCTGTGGAGATACTGAATGTCAATGATCCCAAAGTAAAGCACATCACGCTGGACAACCTGGATCCCAACAGCCATTACGTCTTCAAAGTGATAGCACGCACAAAGACTGGACAAGGCCCTCCCATCACACGCAGGGGAGCCACTCTGCTTGATGGAG AGCCTCCGAAAAACATCACAGTAACCTCTGGTAACACATCAGTCAACCTGAGCTGGGTGCCCGGAGAGAGAAACCGAAACCACGGCTTCCACATCCAATACCTCAAGAAGAGCG GAGGCGGTGGGTGGGAGAAGTCAGAACAGGTCAACACTACGCAGGGTTTCTATACGCTGACGGGCCTCCAACCAGGAGCTCAGTACCACCTGAAGGTCGTGCATGGAAACTCCACTCATTGGGAAGGCGAGGCAAAGACCGTGGAACCAC TGCCGTCAGAGATAACTGGCAGGTTCGCCACCCAAGGCTGGCTGATCGGACTCATCAGCGCCATCGTGCTGCTGGTTCTCATACTGCTCATCCTCTGCCTTATCAAACGCAGCAAGGGCGGCAAATATGCAG tgaaggaCAAAGAAAGCAAGGAGGTGGACTCTGAAGCTCGACCAATGAAAGATGAAGCCTTTGGAGAGTACAG CGATGGCGATGAGAAGCGCTCGGACAGCCAGCAGTCTCTGGAGGAAAGTAAGATGGGCAGCGTCGACTCTCTGGCTGAATACGGGGACAGTGTGGACATCCAGTTCAACGAGGACGGCTCCTTCATCGGCCAGTACAGCGGCCGGGCATCTGTTCCCCACGGCAACGAGAGCTCGGGCCCCGCCTCCCCCGTTAATGCAGTCCCGCCTCCCCCCGTCGCTCCCTCCATGTCGAGCATCCTAAACCGGCCCAGCTAG